The Streptomyces sp. NBC_00162 sequence GCTGGGCACCGTGCTCACCAAGACACCCCAGGGCAGGTACACGATCAACGGGCCCAAGCAGTCCGCGTACGCCGTCTTCGGGGCCCTGAGCGATCCCGCGAGCCCCGCCTACCGGGTCGTTCGCGGGGAGCCGGCCTCACCGGCCCTCTGAGCGGCCCTCCAGTACGCAGAACACGAAAAAAACGGCCCCGTCGCCGGGGCCGTTCCTGTCGGCGTGACCGCCGAACTCGTATGCAGACACCGTAACAGGCGGGCCGTCCCCGCCGGGAGAACCTGTGAGCAGCGTTATCGCCTACGTCGACGGGCCCAACCTCGACTACTCCATCCGAGCCACCTTCGGCCACCGCTACCTCTGGCTGGATCTCGCGGCATTGGTGGAGCGGCTGCGGCCCGACGACACCCTCGAGCGCGTCCAGTACTGCACCACCCTGGTCGTGAAGGATCCGGCGGCACTCGCGGACCAGAAGACGCACCTGGACGCCCTCGCCGCGCACCGCCCCCGGGACGTACAGACCGAGCTCGGGCACTACACCGTCCAGAAACCGCGCTGCGCCTCGTGCCGTCAGGGTTACCGGTGCGGTTGTACGCCGCCCCGCCGATTCCGCCGGTTCGAGGAGAAGCGAACCGACGTGGCCATCGGCGCCCGCCTCGTCGAGGACAGTGCGCGCGGGGCCTCGGACATCGCGCTGATCGTGTCCGCGGACTCCGATCTCGTGCCCGCGGTCGAGGCCGCCCGGCGCCTGGACCCCCTGCGCAAGATCTACCTGGCCCTGCCGCCCGGCTATGCGAGGCCGAGCCGGCACTTCCACTCGGTCGGCGCGTTCACGATCAACGAGACCGCGCTGCGCAACAGCCAGCTGCCCGAGACCGTCACCGAGGCCGCCACGGGAGTCGTGTACAGCCGTCCCGCCGGGTGGAAGTGAGCCCCGGACAGGGCCTAGATGCCCAGCTTGGCCGTCGTCAGCTTCGCGACGGCGTCCTTGTCACCGTCCAGGGTGACGGCGGCGGAGTTCTGGCGGCCGAAGCAGAACAGCGTCAGTTCCCCCGGTTCGCCCGTCACCGTCACCACCGGGGCGCCCTTGTGCGCCACCGTCGTCTGGCCGTTCGGGCGGCGCAGCACCAGGCCGACCGGCGAGCGGCGGCCCGTCAGGCGGGCCAGCTTCTCCAGGCGGGACCACAGGGAGT is a genomic window containing:
- a CDS encoding NYN domain-containing protein produces the protein MSSVIAYVDGPNLDYSIRATFGHRYLWLDLAALVERLRPDDTLERVQYCTTLVVKDPAALADQKTHLDALAAHRPRDVQTELGHYTVQKPRCASCRQGYRCGCTPPRRFRRFEEKRTDVAIGARLVEDSARGASDIALIVSADSDLVPAVEAARRLDPLRKIYLALPPGYARPSRHFHSVGAFTINETALRNSQLPETVTEAATGVVYSRPAGWK